Below is a window of Caldicellulosiruptoraceae bacterium PP1 DNA.
AGGTTTGTATAGATCTTTATCCAAGTTCACAGCAAGATAAATGGTATGGAAAAGGAAAGTGGGCTTGGACATTAGGAAAAGTTGGAATGAGAATTGCTGGTACTTGGGATATGGGTTGGCAAGCAAAATCATTAAAATTCAAATGGGATGTAAGGCCTTTGCCAGGATATAAATCACAAAAGATACCTCTAATATTAGACTTTGTCGGAATGGCAAAAAATTCAAAACACAAAAAAGAAGCATTTGAATTTATTAAATATATAACATATTCAAAACAAGGTTGGATGGATAGAGTTAACTACGAAAAAGCAAGTATTCCATTAGTATCTGACGCTGATGTTTGGAAATTATATCTATCAAAAGGATATGTTGCTCCAGGTATGAAGGATGTATTAAAACTTATAAAGAATGATAGTTTCTTTGATGGTGCAAAATGGGCTGTTGGTTGGCCAGAAATAAGCTGGGATATGTCATCAAAAATCATAGACAAATTCTGGAAAGGTCAAGCAAAGCCTGAAGATGTTCAAGCAGATCTTCAAAAGAGATCAAGTGATCAGATGAAGGTTATATGGGATAAATTAGAAGCAGCAATTAAGAAGAATTATAAATAATTTTAATTTCTCGCCACCTTATAAAAAGGTGGCGAGAAACCATTTATAAGTCAAAAGGGGTAAATTGATATGAAGCAAAAATTAATTGTGATAACTATTTTAATTTCAATGCTATTAAATATATTCTTTGTTACAGCATTTGCAGCAGGCTCAAATGATGATGTAGACAGTTTATTAAATAGTATTTTAGGAGATTCACCAACAAAAACCGAAACAAAAAATAATGTTGAAAAGAAAGAAACTGAAAAAAACATAGTAATCAAAAGGGTTATTGAGGATAATTATAGTACTGTTATTAAAAAATGGGAAAAAGAAGGTAAAAATGATTATAAAGGAAAAGAGATTGTTGTTGATTTTAATAACTTAGTTAACAGTGATAAGGTTACTATTTTAGATAAAGAAAACTGTTTTGGGTATATTGACAAAGCTATTTTATTTGATGAAAAGGCAAAAGAAGTTGAATTCCAAGTTGATATAGATGAAGATGCTTTATATACAATTGCAGTTGATTATTACCCATTAGAACAATCAATAATTCCAATAGAAAGGTCAATTCAAATAAATAACCAATACCAATACTATGAATCAAGAAGGATAGTTTTAGACAAGACATGGAAAGACAAAGATTCTAAATTTGCAAAAGATTCATTAGGTAATGAGATTCAACCAGAACAAAATATGATAAAAAAATGGCAAACAAAAACTATTTACGAAGCTTCATTATTATATGATTCCCCATTAAAATTTCATTTAAATAAAGGAAAGAATACAATTAAATTTATATATATTCGAAATGATATGCTTCTTGGTAGGATTTATCTAAAGCCAGTAGAAGAAGCATCTGATTACAAAGAATACTTAAAGACTATAAATCAGAATAAAAAAGATAATAATAAGGTTCAAATTAAAATAGAGGCTGAACATCCAACATATAGATCTGTTCCATCTATTCAGCCATATCCTGATAATAACCCAAAAGTTACTCCTTATAGATATGGTGTATTAACTTTAAATACAATTGGTGGACAATCATGGGAAAATGGTGGAGATGCTGTTACATATACTTTTAATGTAGAAGATGAAGGGCTTTATAATATTGCAATAAAGTATGTTCAACAACAAAAGATAAATTTACCTTCATATCGAATGATTTTAATTGATAATAAAGTTCCATTTAGTGAACTTAAAAGATATCCATTTTTTTATACCACTAATTGGAAAATGGAAACTCTGTCAGAAAATAATGAGCCTTATTTGATATATCTTTCTAAAGGTATTCATACAATAACACTTATTGCAAACCCTTCACCTTACCAAGAAGTTATTGAGACAATAAGAAAGATAATGAACGATATCAATAATTTATCATTAGAAATAAAAATGGCAACTGGCAATACACAAGATTTTAATAGAGATTGGGATTTATCAAGCCAAATACCAGATTTAATACCAAGATTAAAAAATATAGTAAAAGAATTAAAGGATAAATATAGTATTTTAAAGAAATTGAGTAACAATAAAGAAGGGGATGCAAGGAATCTTATTATATGTACTAACCAGCTTGAAGATATTTTGAAAAATCCTGATGATATAGCTTATAAAATTGATTCTATAACAACAGATCAGGGATCATTGATGTCTATTTTAGGAGACATGTTAATTAAACTACCAGATCAACCATTACAAATAGATAAAATATACATTTACAAAAATGTTAAGTTACAAAATGAGAATGCAAATGTATTGGAAAAATTAAAAGCATCATTTGTAAATTTCTTTCTAACATTTATAAGAGATTACAATCAGATAGGTAAGAATGAAAAGAATTCTATTCAAATATGGGTTAACCGCCCAAGACAATATGTAACATTAATGCAGCAAATGGCAGACCAATATTTTACTACAAAGACTGGAATAAAAGTAACAATGTCACTTATGCCCGACGAAGGAAAGCTTGTCTTAGCTAATGCTGCTAAGAAGAATCCTGATATCGCTATGTCTATTAGCAACTGGCTACCATTTAATCTTGCTTTAAGAAATGCCCTATATAATTTAAGTGAATTTAGTGATTTTAATCAAGTTACAAAGGACTTAACTAAAGGTGCACTTCTTCCTTTTTATTATGATGGCAATTGTTATGCTGTGCCTGAAACTCAGAATTTTTGGGTGTTATTTTATAGAAAAGATATTTTAGATGCATTGAAAATAGATGTACCACAAACTTGGGAAGATGTAATAAAGATTCTACCAACACTTCAACGCTATGGAATGAATTTCTACGTACCTCTGTCTGGGACAGGTGGTTTTAAACCATTTTACGCTACTTTACCTTTTATATATCAGGCAGGAGGAAGATTGTACAGTGACAATGGAGTTACAACAGAAATAGATTCAGAACAATCGTTAAATGGATTTAAACTTATGACTAAACTATTTACAGTTTACAATTTACCTTTACAGGTTCCAAATTTTTATAACCACTTTAGACAGGGCATGTTACCAATAGGTGTTGCAGATTTTAACACATATATTCAACTTTCAGCAGCAGCACCCGAACTTTCAGGATGGTGGAAAATAGCTCCTATGCCAGGAATACGAAATGAGAACGGTGAAATTATTAGGTATGCACCTGGTACAGGTCAAGCTGTTGTTATATTTAAAAATAGCCAAAAGAAAAAGGAAGCTTGGGAATTTATAAAATGGTGGTTATCTACTGATATTCAAAAAAGATTTGGTAACCTTGTTGAAACAATTTATGGTTCTGAATATAAATGGAATACCTCAAATGTTGAAGCATTTAAAGAACTTCAATGGCCTAAGGAAGATTTAGATGTTATTCTTGAACAATGGAAATGGTTAAAAGATGTTATTCATTTTCCAGGGGACTATATGCTTGAAAGAGAAATAAGTAATGCTTGGAACAAAATAGTGTTTGATGGTGCAAATTATCGAGATGCAGTTGAAAGTGCAGTAATCGAGACAAATAGAGAGTTTGCTAAAAAACTAGAGGAATTTGGATTTATGTCAAATGGTAAGCTAATTAAAAAATATAAATTTATTGATAGATAATTAATGTAAAGGTGTGAGACAAATTGTTTAGACGAAATAGAAAAGATGATTTGAATGCTTATATATTTGTTGGTCCATTTTTAATATTATTTGTAATCTTTATTGTATTACCTGTTATTGCTGCTATATTATTATCATTTACTTATTTTAATACAATAGAGGCTCCCAAATTTATTGGTCTTAAAAACTATATAAACCTTTTTACACAAGATGATATTTTTATGTTGCATGTACTACCTAATACATTTAAATTTGCATTAATCACTGGACCTGGTGGATATTTGCTTTCATTCTGGCTTGCTTGGATGCTTGCTCAGGTTGCCAAAAATGCCAGAAGTGTTTTTACACTTGCAATATATTCACCTTCAATGACTGCCTCTGTTGCAATGGCAGTTGTTTGGCTTGTACTTTTTAGTGGTGATAGAACTGGCTATCTAAATAGCTTTTTATTAAAGATAGGGTTTATTAATTCACCAATTCAATGGACACAGGATCCAAGCTTTTTGATGCCAGCCATGATAATTATTACATTATGGAATAGTATGGGTGTAGGTTTTTTAGCTATGCTTGCAGGTATATTAAATATAAACCCTGAACTATATGAGGCTGGGTATATCGATGGAATAAAAAATAGACTTTATGAAGTTTATTATATAACAATACCATCTATGAAACCTCAAATGCTTTTTGGTGCTGTTATGAGTATTGTTGGAACTTTCCAAGCAGGAGCAATTGGTGTTCAGTTATCAGGTTCCAACCCGACACCTCAATATGCAGGACAATTAATTATAAATCATATTGAGGATTATGGATTTATAAGATACGAGATGGGGTATGCATCAGCTATTTCAGTTGTTTTATTGATTATAGTATATAGTGTTTCAAAGTTTTTCTGGAGACTATTCGGAGAAGGTGATGAATAGATGGCTAAATTCCAAGGAACAAAAATAAATCCAACTAAATTTGATAAAAGCCAGTTAGGTTTTATTATTTTTCTTTCCTTTTTAGGTTTTTTTATGATTCTACCTATTATATTTATGTTTTCGCAAGCCTTTAAGCCAATTGATGAATTGTTTTTATATCCACCAAGATTTTTAGTAAAAAAGCCAACCATAAAAAATTTTGTTGATTTATTTATACAAACTAATATAATGCAAATACCTATGACACGTTATCTTTTCAATAGTATTTTAATAACACTTACAAATGTTTTTTTAACAAGCATAATTAGTACCATGGCAGGTTTTGCTTTATCCAAAAAGGAATTCAGACTGAAAAAAATAATCTTTGAAGCAAATACTATAGCATTAATGTTTGTTCCAGCTGCAGTGGCTATTCCAAGATATTTAATAGTAGAAAAGATGGGGCTAATTGATAATATGTTGGGACATATATTAC
It encodes the following:
- a CDS encoding extracellular solute-binding protein; its protein translation is MKQKLIVITILISMLLNIFFVTAFAAGSNDDVDSLLNSILGDSPTKTETKNNVEKKETEKNIVIKRVIEDNYSTVIKKWEKEGKNDYKGKEIVVDFNNLVNSDKVTILDKENCFGYIDKAILFDEKAKEVEFQVDIDEDALYTIAVDYYPLEQSIIPIERSIQINNQYQYYESRRIVLDKTWKDKDSKFAKDSLGNEIQPEQNMIKKWQTKTIYEASLLYDSPLKFHLNKGKNTIKFIYIRNDMLLGRIYLKPVEEASDYKEYLKTINQNKKDNNKVQIKIEAEHPTYRSVPSIQPYPDNNPKVTPYRYGVLTLNTIGGQSWENGGDAVTYTFNVEDEGLYNIAIKYVQQQKINLPSYRMILIDNKVPFSELKRYPFFYTTNWKMETLSENNEPYLIYLSKGIHTITLIANPSPYQEVIETIRKIMNDINNLSLEIKMATGNTQDFNRDWDLSSQIPDLIPRLKNIVKELKDKYSILKKLSNNKEGDARNLIICTNQLEDILKNPDDIAYKIDSITTDQGSLMSILGDMLIKLPDQPLQIDKIYIYKNVKLQNENANVLEKLKASFVNFFLTFIRDYNQIGKNEKNSIQIWVNRPRQYVTLMQQMADQYFTTKTGIKVTMSLMPDEGKLVLANAAKKNPDIAMSISNWLPFNLALRNALYNLSEFSDFNQVTKDLTKGALLPFYYDGNCYAVPETQNFWVLFYRKDILDALKIDVPQTWEDVIKILPTLQRYGMNFYVPLSGTGGFKPFYATLPFIYQAGGRLYSDNGVTTEIDSEQSLNGFKLMTKLFTVYNLPLQVPNFYNHFRQGMLPIGVADFNTYIQLSAAAPELSGWWKIAPMPGIRNENGEIIRYAPGTGQAVVIFKNSQKKKEAWEFIKWWLSTDIQKRFGNLVETIYGSEYKWNTSNVEAFKELQWPKEDLDVILEQWKWLKDVIHFPGDYMLEREISNAWNKIVFDGANYRDAVESAVIETNREFAKKLEEFGFMSNGKLIKKYKFIDR
- a CDS encoding carbohydrate ABC transporter permease, yielding MFRRNRKDDLNAYIFVGPFLILFVIFIVLPVIAAILLSFTYFNTIEAPKFIGLKNYINLFTQDDIFMLHVLPNTFKFALITGPGGYLLSFWLAWMLAQVAKNARSVFTLAIYSPSMTASVAMAVVWLVLFSGDRTGYLNSFLLKIGFINSPIQWTQDPSFLMPAMIIITLWNSMGVGFLAMLAGILNINPELYEAGYIDGIKNRLYEVYYITIPSMKPQMLFGAVMSIVGTFQAGAIGVQLSGSNPTPQYAGQLIINHIEDYGFIRYEMGYASAISVVLLIIVYSVSKFFWRLFGEGDE
- a CDS encoding carbohydrate ABC transporter permease, whose translation is MAKFQGTKINPTKFDKSQLGFIIFLSFLGFFMILPIIFMFSQAFKPIDELFLYPPRFLVKKPTIKNFVDLFIQTNIMQIPMTRYLFNSILITLTNVFLTSIISTMAGFALSKKEFRLKKIIFEANTIALMFVPAAVAIPRYLIVEKMGLIDNMLGHILPILAYPVCVFLAKQFIDQVPNALIEAAYIDGAGDFYLFTRLVLPMIKPAVATISILAFQTTWNNTETSVIYMNKETLKTFAFYMSTLASTVNNNVAGQGIAAAAALIMFIPNLVIFLVQQSKVIATMAHSGLK